Proteins from one Hemiscyllium ocellatum isolate sHemOce1 chromosome 30, sHemOce1.pat.X.cur, whole genome shotgun sequence genomic window:
- the LOC132829793 gene encoding zona pellucida-binding protein 1-like, with translation MEKLFPLLPTLKFLVVFGLILNAVLGMTVTNIEILQSVDRHPKRKQPSHKSAGSKVIGSDDGPVKVYIKLRSKSPRILCATSQLMNMELMDPTFTWKGPKGIDLSNKPNVKITLTGTLIINNFSKELSGVYICTILFYNPSTKALQSLSLKYFLYAYLDPNYTYEFQIQYHAADCHNSYNSLFLKRLHTALNQLVSDLAYTISIHKSECHMLKVPLAGIQYELFLTLKVHLDVEVLDIICERNLEECDHNLRLEKVRHRIEAFFGKQADTYREISGLLPSVYYIDGTLQVIQVDRCKPGYGKDHKKHPQCGECCVVCSPGTYSSGHQVTCSLCADAIHFGESDCETE, from the coding sequence ATGGAGAAGTTATTCCCACTGCTGCCCACCCTCAAATTCCTCGTTGTATTTGGGCTGATCTTAAATGCTGTGCTTGGAATGACTGTCACCAACATTGAGATCTTGCAGTCAGTTGATCGTCACCCTAAGAGAAAGCAGCCCAGCCACAAATCTGCAGGAAGCAAAGTGATTGGCTCCGATGATGGCCCTGTCAAGGTCTACATCAAATTGCGCAGCAAAAGTCCGCGGATTCTCTGTGCAACATCGCAGCTAATGAACATGGAACTCATGGATCCCACTTTTACTTGGAAAGGACCGAAGGGAATAGACCTTTCAAATAAACCCAATGTAAAGATAACACTGACGGGTACCCTGATCATTAATAACTTCAGCAAGGAATTATCAGGGGTCTACATATGCACCATTCTCTTCTACAATCCGAGCACTAAAGCCTTGCAGTCTTTGAGTTTGAAGTATTTTCTGTATGCGTACCTTGACCCCAACTACACCTATGAATTTCAGATCCAATACCATGCTGCTGACTGTCACAATTCGTACAACAGTCTCTTCCTAAAGAGGTTGCACACAGCTTTGAACCAGCTAGTCTCAGATCTGGCCTACACGATCAGTATACATAAATCAGAATGCCACATGCTGAAGGTGCCCTTGGCGGGCATACAGTACGAGCTGTTCCTCACGCTCAAAGTGCACCTGGATGTGGAAGTGCTGGACATCATCTGCGAGAGAAACCTGGAAGAGTGCGATCACAACCTGCGGTTGGAGAAGGTGAGGCACCGGATAGAAGCCTTCTTTGGCAAGCAGGCGGACACATACCGGGAGATCAGCGGCCTGCTGCCTTCCGTCTACTACATCGACGGCACGTTGCAAGTGATCCAGGTCGATCGTTGCAAGCCCGGCTATGGCAAGGACCACAAGAAGCACCCGCAATGTGGGGAGTGCTGTGTGGTGTGTAGCCCGGGGACATACAGCAGCGGCCACCAGGTGACTTGCTCGCTCTGTGCCGACGCTATCCATTTCGGAGAATCAGACTGTGAAACTGAGTGA